The sequence tcatacagagtgaagtgagtcagaaagagaaaaacaaatatcttatattgcatatatgcagaatctagaaaaatggtacagctcaATGAGTATGCAAGGCAGGAatggagacaaagatgtagagaacaaacatatggacaccaaggggggaaagcaggggtgggggtttggggtgggatgaactgggagattgggattgccatatatacattactaataagaaaaaaaatctcaaattgtacactttaaatatatgcagtttcttgtatgtcaattatatctcaataaaattcttaaaaaaaaagaattctaatgCATGGTATAGGCGAATACAGacaacaatattgtgttactgtcatcAAACTTGACAAGAGACCAGATCTTAATTATCcaaccactaaaaagaaatgatagttatgtgacatgatagaggGGCCAATTACcactacaatggcaatcatattaccatatatataaatgtatcaaattgaCATTAAATttataccttaaatttacataATGTTACGTCAAATATgtcagttaaaaattttttagagaAAAGCCTTAAATCCATAGCCTAGTCTTTTGACTTAAGAAATagtaaaagaagagcaaactaaacccaaaggaagaagaaagaatacaATAATGAAGATTAGAGcctaaattaaagaaatagaaaatagcaaaatagagaaaattaaaaccacaaaaatttactctttttaaaaaatcaacacaaTGGATCAATCTTTAGCCACACTGACCAAAAAGAGAgtaagagaaagaatgagaggcAGAGATAAACCGAGAAGACAGTGGTGAACAAACTTAGGAACAGAAGAAAGGATATCATCTCCTACCTTAGAGATAttaaaactataagaaaataccacAATTTCTTGCCAATAAGTTATACAGCTTAGATGTAGTCGGCAAAGTCCCCAGAAAGCCACCAGTTAttgaaactgactcaagaagaattagaaaaccTTAGGCCTAAAACAAGAGATTGAATTATTAATTGAAAATACTCCCATAAATAAAAACCCAGGCCCAACTGCCTTCATTGGTGAATCCTTccaaacattttaagaataaaccATACCAATCCTTCTACAAATCTTTCCATAAGTAGAGGAGGGAAGTCTTCCTAATTCACTCTACATGGGCAGTATTAacctaatatcaaaaccagacaaaggcatCACAAGAAAAGCAAGCTTTAGACTAGCATTGCTCatgaaaacatacacaaaaatactcaAAGAAATGTAAGCAAACTTTATACCACAAAGAGTGAGTTTCACTTTGCAAATTAAAATCAACCAGGTTGTTGGAGGAACCCAAAATGGAATGCAGACTATGACAAATTAATCTAACTGTGGTACAAATGGATCATATAACCTCACTGCAGCATTGCTGAAAGGAGCTAAACCAAGTCACTTTTAAAAGCAGTGTTTGCCTGGATGTTGGAAGGCTAAACACAGAAAGAATTGTACACAAACACTTTGGTAAGTTGCTCACAGAGTTGGCAAGTGTGAAATATGTGCAATTCTAGGttgaacaaataattaaatatattgtaGGTAATGAGACCAGGTTTATCTAGAGAAACTGTTGAAGAAGTTACAGATAAGCAAAGAGGAACATTTCTAAAATGAACCCTGGTTCTGTACTACATTAGAGTCTAggatatcagtatgaactcactCACACACAAATGTGTACACACACCCAGAAGTGTAGAGAAATACAGAAGTATATGTAAGTGTGTATCAGTGGGAACATTTATCTCCAGTTCTGTCTTCTGAGAGCATCTAGAAGAAAAGCCTCCCTAGTAGCCATGAGCACACCTGAATGaccagattttgttttttaaattccttctccaataaaaggaaccaaacCTTCTTGGAAAGGGAGTTGACTCCAGAACTAGGGCAGGTAAAATACAAGATAATCCTGGAACATGTTATGGAGCTGGAAGGTAAAGAAATCcttgggaaaagtggggagggagacGCAGACATGTTAAAAAGACTCAGGAGCTAATCTGAAAGAACTCATAATGGTCAaatctggaacaatttgagcaacaacaTTAACAGTGATAACGTTAGACATagcacaaataataaaataaatattgatgagTCCATACAGATATAAATGactgaatcaataaataaatcaatgcaGAGAACTCTTCCTTAGAGTAGAATTCTAATTAAATGTATAAGAACAAGAGAGGTAGGAAATCACTATTAGAACACCACAATGACATTTGCTGCAGGCAAGCTCCCCTGATAATGGCAAAATAAGTGGTGAAAGTTTAAGGATAAACAGGACTTTTGTGTAGCATCAAAGTATGACCCACTTAAATACgtattacatacatattttcagTGGAGAACACTGGCACACACCACTTCAATCAGGTGATCAAACTTAACCTTTCCCATGTGCTGGGAAGGATACATCGCCTCTGTgggattttttcttaaaaatccatAACCTCAATGTACTCATGAGAAAACAGCAGACTAGTACAAACTGAGgaaaattctacaaaatacctaacTCGTTCTCTTCAAATGTGTCAAGGTCACAGAAGATATTAAGATAGAGAAATGGTCACAGTTTGGAGGAGGCCAAAGAAACATGATAACTAAATGAAATGTGGGATTCTGGATTGATACAGGTATAGGGAGAAAATTTTACTGGAAAAGTGGGGAAATCCAATTAAAGTCTGAAGTTTAGCTAACAGCATTGTAACGATGTTAATTACCTGGTTTCAATAACTGTTCTGTAACATGTTAACCTTAGGAGAAGCTAGATGAAGACTAGTTGGGGATTCTCTGTACTCTCCTGTAAGTCTAAAACTATaccaaacttaaaattttttaaaagactaaagtTGTCACAAGTCATTTCCTAACATACATACACTAGGCATGATCCAGCCCCTAGTGAGGTCAGGTGGGCAGGTGACAAGCAGAAAGGGAGAAGGCAAGCGCcttttcaaaaaacagaaatcagGACTCAGCATCTAGAGGTATAAAGCAGTTCCAGCTTTCCCAGCTGGGCCACAGAAAACCTAGAGAGTCTGGCCACTCATACAAGTCAATTCTTCCTCCACTGTTAACTCAAAAAGCAAAGACAGGAATATTTGATAAATTAGCAAAAAGTTATATATGTATTCAATACATATTATATGTAATGTAATGTATCcaatctacagatgaatggataaagatgtggtacatatatacaatggaatatcacttagccataaaaaaggaatgaaactgggtcatttgtagagatgtggatggacctagagactgttatacagagtgaagtaagtcagaaagtgaaaaacaagtatcgtatattaatgcatatatgtagaatctagaaaaatggtacagatgaacctgtttgcaaggcaaacagagacagacatagagaagaaacatagggacaccaaagggggaagaggaagtggaATGAACTGGGGGactggcattgacatatatacacaaatatgtaaaatagataactaatgagaatctgctgtatagcacagggaactctacttagtgctctgtggtgacctaaatgggaaggaaatccaaaaaagaggggatatatgtatacacatagctggttcacttcgctgtacagtagaaactaatacaacatcgtaaagcaactataccccaattaaaataaataataaataaatagcaataaatatgtgaataaataataaatgttacaaTATTataattctaataaaataaaagtgcaacatctaaaaatatacatattctatACATAATGTAGtaagcatatatgtatatgttataaacatatatgtaatatgcattgttatacatattacatgagtatataatatacatgtaatattatatattataaaatttaattatgcactaatacatacatatatacatattatacatatatacatattatacatacgtaatatataatgtatatgtactATGTATTCTtatgttacattatatataatatatacaaataatatacgcataatatatattacattatatacgattgtatgtaaatatatatgacacataaatatatgtgactatatgtataacatatatgaCTTTGTTCATCAACTGAGTGTTCATGTGGTACCCAatgttcagagagagagagaatatatagaTTGTAAGAAAGATGGACCAGGAACCCATTAAGAAaatggggaaggtgggaagaggcAAGTATAGCAGCAGTGGGTGTCCTACTTGCTCCTGCCTGGAAGAAAACCGGTCCAAAACTTCCCTCTTCTGATGCAAGGATCCTGACCACTGGGGTAGGCCAGACTAACAACCTCTGGCCGTCCAACTTCTAGGGACACAtctgacagaaagacaatgaGATTGGACCCTGCCTCTCTGGAGAGAACTGACTTGGTGGGGGATGGGCCCACAGGAGCAGCACCCTGGGCTCCCCCAAGAGCAAAGCTGTTCTCTGGTGGTGTGCTGCCATGCTCCTCTGAGGGACCCCTGAGAGGCCAAGCAGCAAAGTACCCGGGAACAGACCCTGGGGGGCCAGGGAAAAGAAACCAATGTTTTTTAAGCCAGGTGGAGCAAGACGAACAGGGAAAACCAAGACAGCCCACAGAGGTGGCTACTCCAGCCAACTATGGGAAGGCCACTGAGCCCGGGGAGTTCTACGTCTTCCAGAAGCTCCTCAGCTGTGAATTGGTGCTGGGGGCTGGCAGAGTGGAGAAAACAGGAAGGCTCTGCAGTCTGAGATGGCCTCAGTCTTACCCTTCCAAGACCTTGTTGATCCACTGGATCGCAGCTCTCTTCTCTAAGTCAAGGTCTTCGGCAGTGACTGGATAACCTAGCTGAGGGGGTGAGGGCAGGATCGGTGGGCCGTTTCGCCTCGAGGGCAGCAGCAGAGGAATCTTGCGTTTCCGGGGCCTGGTACTGTCAGATGGCTGTGAGCAATTTAAGATTTGTTTCTGCCCTAAGGGGCCATCTGCAGCCTTTTCGTTCTTGATCTTCTGTGATTCCACTGAGGCTGAAGGGCTAGACTGATGGCCTTCCTCGCTGGCTTTCTTTGAGAGCACACGAGGCTGTGATGAGCCTGGGCCCTGGAGCCCTGCTGCGCCTAGATCGCTCCTCTGCAGCTCTGGGAAACCTCTAGTGGAGCTGTATGAACTGGTGATGGCGTTTCGTTTGCTGCATGAGCTCGAAAAGGAGGTCTGGGATTTCCTAACCAGGGTATCTTCTGAGCTCTTGGAAGAGAAGTCTCTCTTCAGAGGCCCAGGCCTGGGCACAAAGGAAGAGAAGACCCCGTTGACCATCAGACGTCTAAACGCGGACTGCGGTTTCTCATCGGGGTTCGAGCCTCTTTGTTCGTCCTGACTCTCGGGGGCTGAGTgctctttcttttgcttctctagCCCTTTCTTGCTGTCAGCCAGGGCTGTCAGGTCCTTCTCTTCCTTGGCTCTCAGTTGACCGCTCTCTTCAAGGGCCCTCACCAGGATCTCCTTTACACAAAGGTTTGGGAGGTGAACAGACAGGTAAGACCACATACAGACGACTGACTGCTTCAGAGCCAAACGGAGCATCAGTTTGCCCTTAGCAGATACCATCTTCAACATCACTTTAGTGCAGAACGTCTTGGAGCTGCAAGCAGACAGCAGTGGCTTCTGATGGCCACTCAAGGGCACCGAGGAAAAGACCCCCAGAAATAGACACCGGGGTTGCTGGATTGGATATTGCCGCCGATGGACTACGAGAAACCACCGACGGTgccgacgacgacgacgacgacgacgacgggGTGAAGCCACAAGATCCTGGTACGACAGCCTGCGAGCCAAGTCCAGCGTTGGGGCCGCCGAGTGAACCCGGCAAGCAGGGGGAACATGGCGGGCAGGGTGCGCGGGCCCGAGGCGCTCGGGTCTCTCGGGCGGGTCCGCGCCCCCCAGAGCGGGGGACCGCCGGCCAGCGCGAGGCCGGCTCAGGTAACCACCCATGAGGCGCAACTGCGCACGGTCAGGTCCTCAAACGGAGTCAGTGGCTCAGAGGAGTTGTCGTTAGTTGCCGAAGGGGCCCCGCGCACAGCGCTCCCTGTCGGGTGTGCGGCCTGTGACGCAACTGTTGGAACGCGTGAGCGAAGAAAGGGGGCGCGAGGCTTGCGCGAGGGCAGGACCTCGTCTGCTTGGGGACCGCGGGCCTCGGGGCTTGGCATGTGGAGGACCGGCTCCCTGGGGCGCAGCCGCCCTCGCCAGGCCCCTGCTCCGTCGCGGGAAAGAGACGCGCGGCGTTCCCCCAACCCGACAGGCTCTGGGCTCAGCAGCGCCCACTCTATGCTGGAGCTCAGGGGTCAGCACCGGATACCTCACGGGGAAGTCGTTCAGAACCCGTGCCACCGAGATCCTGCGGGGTGGCATAGCCACCCAGGCGtccggggggaggggtggggagcaggaggatAGCAGGAGGGAGCCCGCTGTACGCGGGAAGCCAGAGTGGAtgctctccccgccccccatcctcttcccttcccaAAGAATCTTACTTTCCAGGGGCCCCTTCTttgctcctcctccccttttctgGGAAGTAAGGTTTCTAAGACAGTTTATAATGACCGGAAGCCAGAACTTACAGGTAGAGAGCTGGTATCTTTTTAGGCAGCTCTGTATCCAGGAGCTATGTTATCTGGGACCTAAAACTTGAATCCTGTTTTGAAGGTCAGACTTTGCCATCACTCTAATCTTTGTGTTCTGCCTCTCAGCAGATCCTGTAGGCCTTTGTGTCATTCCTTTTCAGTAAGTCTGTGTCTATGGGATGGGAGACGTGACCTGGTAGTTCAAACTGGGACTCAGAATTTGACTCCCTCTAAGTATTCTGACTGAAGTTAATATTAGTAGTTGAAGGGTGAATATGTTAGAATATTCAGACTATTTAAGAATCTTTGATGCTTTAGTAATTACCCCATTTCTTTGGTttgattgttttctgttttgttttgaaatcttttttgcCTTAGTTTGGCTTCTTATCACTTAGTGGATGACCCACAACTTTTTACTGGACTAGGTAGTTTTTCAAAGGAGTTATTCCAGCCAATGCTGCTTTCAGCAAGCAGAGGAGGGAAGCATGATTTTATGGAACCAGCATCCAAAGTGCTATACTTTAAGTGTTctagttggggggggggagttgagtaggggagggaatacggggatatgtgtataaatacagatgattgatcttggtgtacctcaaaaactggtacaagagtgtaaagcaattatattccaataaaaataaaataaaataaaatccaggagtttgactttcatttttatgcaaaaagattttaacaatattgacttAGCCTCCCAGTGTTTTATCTGCCTGCTGTGCTTCAAAgccctttttaaaatgaaatgagagaaatTCATGATTGGGTGGATGTACTACCACAATATGAATGGAATTACTCCAGGTATTTGAAGGTATTCCATTTCCcagttaaagaaataaatcttaaTTATAGACACATTACAATTTGTTATCCAACAAATATCATCTTAAGAAATTTTTTcaaccattaattttttttgaacccacatcccctgcattgcaggatggattccttttttttttttaaatataccgcatatacttaaagtatacaatttgatatttttttcttattagtaatgtatacatggcaatcccaatctcccaattcatttccccccaaccctccctgctttccccgcttggtgtccatatctttgtcctctacatctgtgtctctatttctgccttgcaaactggttgatttgtaccatttttctatattccgcatatatgtattaatacacgatatttgtttttctctttatgattcacttcactctgtgtgacagtctctaggtccatctatgtctctacaaattcaaccattaattaaaaaaaatttttttttctatttacttatttattgactacattgggtcttcattgctgtgcatgggcttcagtagttgtggcaggagggctcaatagttgtggctcacaggctctagagtgtagggtcagtagttgtggcacatgggcttagttgctccacagcacatgggatcttcccggaccagggctcgaaccagtgttccctgcattggcaggtggattcttaaacactgcaccaccagggaagccctcaaccattaatttttaaaacaacttcattgaggtataatttacttactataaaattcacctgtaGTAAGATTACACTTCAAGAATCTTTAGTAATTTTACAAAGTGTGTAACTTTCACCAATATCTAATTTTATAACCTTTCCATTAACCCCAAAAGAAAACTCATGCCTATTTGCAGTTGCTCCCCATTCCCACTCACAGGCCTGGGCAACCACTAATATACTTTTTGTCtcatttgcctcttctggacaccTTTCACATAAATGGACTCTGATAATATATGGTCTCATGTCTAGTTTCACTTaacatgtttttgaggttcatctgcATAGTATCGTGTATtagtaattcttttttgttgctgttgttaaacaacagaaatttattttctcacaattttgaGATCAAGTTGTCAACAGTTGGTAtctcctgaagcctctctccttggcttgtagatggcctgtgtcttttctccctgtgtcttcacatggtctttcttttctctgtgtgtgcatgtccTGATCTCCTTTTTTTAATAAGGACACAAGTCATGTTGGGCTAGGGTCCACTCCCAATGACCTCATtcaaacttaattacctctttaaagactctgTATCCAAATACAGTCACGTTCTGAGATACTAGGGCTTAGTACTTCAACATATGTATTTTGCAAGGATACGATTTAACCCATAACACTCCACTCTCCATGCCTCCAAAATTCAAGTACTcacatgcaaaatatatttgCCCCATTCCAACAGCCACGAAAGTCTTAACCCATTCCAGCATCAACTCTTAAGTTTAAAACTTCATCTAAATAGCTTCTAAATCAGATATGAGTGAGACTAGAAATGTGATTCATCCTGAGGCAAAAGTCCTCTCCAACAATGAACCTATGAAACCCAACAAGTTatctgcttccaaaatacaatTGTGGGACAGGTATAGGATAGACACTCCCATTCCAAAAGAGagaaattggaaagaagaagGCTGACAGGTCCTAACAAGGCCACAACCTAGCAAGGCAAGTTCcattagatttttaatttattcaaagaTTTAGTTTATTATATCAACATCAGTACTAAAACTCACATCTTTTACTCTCCAGTCTGCAATATTTCTACAGCACACATTTACAGACATTAACATATGTGGCTAATTCTAAGAAACTTTTCTGGACAATTCCATTAGATTTTAAAGCTTGAGAATGAAATCCTCTTTGGCTCAATGCTCTGTCCTCTAGATCAACAAGGGTGGTGGCTCTGCCTTCTCCCTGAATTTTGTCCCCAAACCCTCTGGAACCAGGACTGAGGAAATAATGCCGCTGCCTGAGCCTGTGCCCTCTGGACCCATGGTGGAAGTAACAGCCCTCTTGACCCCTGACCCACCTTCAGAATCATTCCTCCCTGAACTCAAAAGATGATGCATGTTTGCATCCAGACAGCTGTATTATCTATTTCTGACAGCCTTCCTTCATTTCATTCCACCTCTGTCTTCTTCAGCCCGAGCTGACAGTGCTTCTACTGAGATCCATGTCACACGCCCATAATCTCTTTAGTAAAGACTTCCCGGTCACATCTTTGGTGTTCTCTCCTGAGcacactttctcattttttgcaaTATGAATAAGCTGAGAATTTTCAGTCTTCAAGTTCTAGTTCCTTTTTGcatgataatttatttttcagttgtctCACTTTATATAAGCAGCAAGGAGAAACCAGGTCACACCTTCAACATTTTGCTTCGAAATATCCTCAGTTAAATATCCAAGTTCATTACTGACAACTTTTActttccacaaaacactagaacaCAATT is a genomic window of Hippopotamus amphibius kiboko isolate mHipAmp2 chromosome 15, mHipAmp2.hap2, whole genome shotgun sequence containing:
- the LOC130836114 gene encoding nuclear envelope pore membrane protein POM 121-like, giving the protein MGGYLSRPRAGRRSPALGGADPPERPERLGPAHPARHVPPACRVHSAAPTLDLARRLSYQDLVASPRRRRRRRRRHRRWFLVVHRRQYPIQQPRCLFLGVFSSVPLSGHQKPLLSACSSKTFCTKVMLKMVSAKGKLMLRLALKQSVVCMWSYLSVHLPNLCVKEILVRALEESGQLRAKEEKDLTALADSKKGLEKQKKEHSAPESQDEQRGSNPDEKPQSAFRRLMVNGVFSSFVPRPGPLKRDFSSKSSEDTLVRKSQTSFSSSCSKRNAITSSYSSTRGFPELQRSDLGAAGLQGPGSSQPRVLSKKASEEGHQSSPSASVESQKIKNEKAADGPLGQKQILNCSQPSDSTRPRKRKIPLLLPSRRNGPPILPSPPQLGYPVTAEDLDLEKRAAIQWINKVLEG